A DNA window from Halanaerobium saccharolyticum subsp. saccharolyticum DSM 6643 contains the following coding sequences:
- a CDS encoding ABC transporter ATP-binding protein produces MSFLSLENLKVAYGKNTVLEDFNLSINQGEFVSLLGPSGCGKTTTLRSIAGFVKAQKGKIMFKGQDFTDVPVHKKHFGFVFQNYALFPHLNVFDNVAFGLKMQKTAEKEIKERVEKMIELVGLSGFLKRYPAELSGGQQQRVALARALVIEPDLLLLDEPLSNLDAKLRVEMRVEIRNIQQKLGLTTVYVTHDQEECFSISDRVVVMKDGEIEQLDSPEKIYRKPETEFVADFVGFENFFDLFQAEEAFKTAKGELFKVSSADLNTNIDKFRASIRPNDIEITLAGGEEKENTISGEIKISTFLGEKYQYNVKTEYGEFVVNAATEKRIENNKKVNLYFPEEKIILVREE; encoded by the coding sequence ATGTCTTTTCTTTCATTAGAGAACTTAAAAGTTGCATATGGTAAAAATACAGTTTTAGAAGATTTTAATCTGAGCATTAATCAGGGAGAATTTGTCTCATTATTAGGTCCCAGCGGCTGTGGTAAAACAACCACTTTAAGATCAATAGCTGGTTTTGTCAAAGCGCAAAAGGGTAAAATAATGTTTAAGGGTCAAGATTTTACAGATGTACCAGTACATAAAAAACACTTTGGTTTTGTCTTTCAAAATTACGCCTTATTTCCCCATTTAAATGTTTTTGACAATGTTGCTTTTGGACTTAAAATGCAGAAAACAGCAGAAAAAGAGATCAAAGAAAGAGTAGAAAAAATGATAGAGCTGGTAGGCTTAAGTGGTTTTTTAAAAAGATATCCAGCAGAATTATCAGGAGGCCAGCAGCAGCGGGTTGCTTTAGCTAGAGCCTTAGTAATTGAGCCAGACTTACTGCTTTTAGATGAGCCTTTAAGTAATCTTGATGCTAAACTGCGGGTGGAAATGAGAGTTGAAATTAGAAATATTCAGCAGAAATTAGGACTGACCACAGTTTATGTAACCCATGACCAGGAAGAATGTTTTTCGATTTCCGACCGAGTAGTAGTTATGAAAGATGGCGAAATAGAGCAGTTAGACAGTCCTGAAAAAATATATAGGAAACCAGAAACAGAATTTGTCGCAGATTTTGTAGGTTTTGAAAACTTCTTTGATCTTTTTCAAGCAGAAGAGGCCTTTAAAACAGCTAAAGGTGAATTATTTAAAGTAAGTTCTGCTGATTTAAATACCAATATAGATAAGTTCCGGGCATCAATTCGCCCTAATGATATAGAAATTACTTTGGCTGGAGGTGAGGAAAAAGAAAATACTATCAGCGGAGAAATTAAAATCAGTACTTTTTTAGGTGAAAAATATCAGTATAATGTTAAAACAGAGTATGGAGAATTTGTTGTCAATGCAGCCACTGAAAAACGAATTGAAAATAATAAAAAAGTTAATTTATATTTTCCAGAAGAAAAAATAATTCTTGTCAGGGAGGAATAA
- a CDS encoding ABC transporter substrate-binding protein: MFKKYLPIFLITIFVLSIVLSSAVMAKETLVISTWGYNEDLLWKNLYQPFEEKYDCEIQLEVGNNSTRLNKVKMRQGSTVDVIYLAESYALDAINSGMIAELNRDNIPNIEKLYPVAKAPHGEQYGPAYTLVKLGIIYDQNAVDEPIESWFDLWNQSFEDNVSIPDFNTTAGPAMLIMAAEKAGVELAENPDQAFAELEKMKENVVKNYSRSSDVANMFAQGEIAAAPAMDFAFFRVKDAVDGAVWLNPEEGSFANFNTLNIVKGSDNQELAEKFINYAISEEVQTKMAMDKVESPLNTEVELTAAEAEGLTYGAELINSLNTIDWNLINENKEAWMQRWNRMFAY; this comes from the coding sequence ATGTTTAAAAAATACTTACCGATTTTCTTAATTACTATTTTTGTTCTGTCAATTGTTTTATCGTCAGCAGTAATGGCTAAAGAAACACTCGTAATCTCAACCTGGGGTTATAATGAGGATCTTTTATGGAAGAATCTTTATCAACCATTTGAAGAAAAATATGATTGTGAAATTCAATTAGAAGTAGGAAACAACTCGACTCGTTTAAACAAAGTTAAAATGCGTCAGGGATCAACAGTAGATGTAATTTATTTAGCAGAATCTTATGCACTTGATGCCATCAATTCAGGCATGATTGCTGAGCTAAATAGAGATAACATTCCTAATATCGAAAAATTATATCCAGTTGCAAAAGCTCCACATGGTGAGCAGTATGGACCTGCTTATACATTGGTTAAGCTGGGTATTATTTATGATCAAAATGCTGTAGACGAGCCTATTGAATCCTGGTTTGATCTCTGGAATCAATCTTTTGAAGATAATGTTTCAATTCCAGACTTTAATACTACTGCCGGGCCAGCAATGTTAATCATGGCTGCCGAAAAAGCAGGAGTAGAGCTTGCTGAAAATCCTGATCAAGCTTTTGCTGAATTAGAAAAAATGAAAGAAAATGTTGTTAAAAATTATTCTCGCTCATCTGATGTAGCAAATATGTTTGCTCAAGGAGAAATTGCTGCAGCACCTGCAATGGACTTTGCTTTCTTTAGAGTTAAAGATGCTGTTGATGGAGCAGTCTGGTTAAATCCTGAAGAAGGTTCTTTTGCTAACTTTAATACTTTAAATATTGTTAAAGGCAGTGATAATCAGGAGCTGGCTGAGAAATTCATCAACTATGCCATCAGTGAAGAAGTACAGACTAAAATGGCTATGGATAAGGTTGAATCTCCTTTAAATACAGAAGTTGAATTAACTGCAGCTGAGGCTGAAGGTTTAACTTATGGTGCAGAATTAATTAATAGCTTAAACACAATTGACTGGAATTTAATCAATGAAAACAAAGAAGCCTGGATGCAGCGCTGGAACAGAATGTTTGCTTATTAA
- a CDS encoding adenine deaminase: protein MVEEVDILFKNANIYNSYFKKFFQGHLAVKNKKIVYTAEKYPKNIKAKKEIEAAGKFIIPGLIDIHMHIESSMAAPKQFAAEIIKHGITTIVSEPHEIANVFGIEGIKAMIKAGEEAAVDIYYAIPSSVPSTSSKLETTGAKISVQEVKELITEEKVVCLGEVMNNEAVLTGDQSLPINKILSFLNKNHPDYIIEGHIPSLLGEELAQFAAAGINSDHCLQSVERLKDRIYNGIFVEIQEKSLRPEVINYIIQNDLYEHLALVTDDVMADTLVKKGHLDHILRKIVKMGVSIENAIYMATYTPARRMRLSDRGSLAPNKRADFIILDDLESFEIAEVYTEGKKVYNQAQAKTENYAKAFPAKFYKSVKIDKLTKEKLQIKHFSNKEKVKCRIIEVKSESTYTAEKTAELKLKNGFLDWENSEYNLAAVISRYGNHNFAKGLITGSTIKKGAIATTYAHDHHNLYLIAANMEDALLAANWVIENQGGYCVVENGEIKASLQLEVAGILTEKPLDLLAEKISKIREAMIELGYQHYNPIMSLSTNTLPVSPALKITDRGLIDVEKMEIVNLIIDEEE, encoded by the coding sequence ATGGTGGAAGAAGTAGATATCTTATTTAAAAATGCAAATATATATAATAGTTATTTCAAAAAGTTCTTTCAGGGACATTTAGCAGTAAAAAATAAAAAGATTGTATATACTGCAGAAAAATATCCAAAAAACATTAAGGCAAAAAAAGAAATAGAGGCGGCAGGGAAGTTTATTATTCCAGGTTTAATTGATATTCACATGCATATAGAAAGTTCAATGGCAGCACCAAAGCAGTTTGCAGCCGAAATTATTAAACACGGTATAACAACTATTGTTTCTGAGCCCCACGAAATAGCAAATGTTTTTGGAATTGAAGGTATTAAAGCAATGATTAAAGCTGGAGAAGAGGCAGCAGTAGATATTTACTATGCTATTCCCAGTTCTGTTCCTTCCACCTCCTCAAAACTGGAAACAACAGGTGCCAAAATCTCCGTTCAAGAAGTTAAAGAACTAATAACAGAAGAAAAAGTTGTCTGTCTGGGTGAGGTAATGAACAATGAAGCTGTTTTAACTGGAGATCAGAGCCTGCCGATTAATAAAATTTTAAGTTTTTTAAATAAAAATCATCCAGATTATATTATTGAGGGACACATTCCATCTTTGCTGGGGGAAGAGCTGGCTCAATTTGCAGCAGCCGGAATTAATTCTGACCATTGTCTGCAGTCAGTCGAAAGACTAAAGGATAGAATCTATAATGGAATTTTTGTAGAAATCCAGGAAAAATCACTGCGCCCTGAAGTCATTAATTATATTATCCAAAATGATTTGTATGAACACCTAGCTTTAGTAACTGATGATGTAATGGCTGATACTTTAGTAAAAAAAGGTCATTTAGATCATATCTTAAGAAAAATTGTTAAAATGGGAGTTAGTATCGAAAATGCTATCTATATGGCAACTTATACTCCAGCAAGGAGAATGAGATTATCTGATCGCGGCAGTTTAGCTCCTAACAAAAGAGCAGATTTTATTATCTTAGATGATTTAGAGTCATTTGAAATTGCAGAGGTTTATACAGAGGGTAAAAAAGTTTATAATCAGGCTCAAGCAAAAACTGAAAATTATGCTAAAGCTTTTCCAGCTAAATTTTATAAGTCAGTTAAGATTGATAAATTGACTAAAGAAAAATTGCAGATAAAACATTTTTCAAATAAAGAAAAAGTTAAGTGCCGAATCATTGAAGTTAAATCCGAAAGTACTTATACAGCAGAAAAAACTGCAGAATTAAAACTAAAAAATGGATTTTTAGACTGGGAGAATAGTGAATATAATTTAGCAGCAGTAATCTCTCGCTATGGTAACCATAATTTTGCTAAAGGCTTAATTACAGGCAGCACTATTAAAAAAGGAGCCATTGCCACTACTTATGCCCATGACCACCATAATTTATATTTAATTGCTGCCAATATGGAGGATGCTTTACTAGCTGCTAACTGGGTAATCGAAAATCAGGGCGGATACTGTGTGGTAGAAAACGGGGAAATTAAAGCCTCACTCCAGCTTGAGGTAGCCGGGATTTTAACAGAAAAACCGCTAGATTTACTGGCAGAAAAAATTTCAAAAATTCGAGAAGCGATGATTGAACTTGGTTATCAACACTATAACCCAATCATGTCCTTAAGCACCAACACCTTACCGGTAAGTCCAGCTTTAAAAATTACTGATAGAGGTTTAATAGATGTAGAAAAAATGGAAATTGTTAATTTAATTATTGATGAGGAGGAATAA
- a CDS encoding nucleoside phosphorylase: MDYDKTLQKHIRCKKGDVAKYVLIPGDPGRAERIAAKFDQAEKIAVNREYTVFTGEKDGVELTVCSTGIGGPSAAIAMEELAKLGADTFIRVGSAGGRKEEMPVGSVAVINSAYRGEGTSFEYLAANYPAVADDTITDALKKAAADLGEDVYIGGSYTRDAYYMQDQELNQELLNTQMIVSEMECATLFIVAAKRNLKVGAIVGTDSNIIKKKQFSLEEKDRLFKEAESKSIEIAIQALVDLAKTE; this comes from the coding sequence GTGGACTACGATAAAACATTACAAAAACATATTCGTTGTAAAAAAGGAGATGTAGCTAAATACGTTTTAATTCCGGGTGATCCAGGCCGGGCAGAACGAATTGCAGCTAAATTTGATCAGGCAGAAAAAATAGCTGTTAATAGAGAATATACTGTTTTTACAGGTGAGAAAGATGGAGTAGAATTAACTGTCTGCTCAACTGGTATTGGTGGTCCTTCCGCAGCTATTGCGATGGAAGAGCTGGCTAAACTGGGAGCAGATACCTTTATTCGAGTTGGTTCAGCTGGCGGCAGAAAAGAGGAGATGCCGGTTGGTAGTGTAGCAGTTATTAATTCCGCCTATCGCGGCGAAGGAACTTCTTTTGAATATTTAGCAGCCAATTACCCGGCTGTTGCCGATGATACAATTACTGATGCCCTTAAAAAAGCTGCTGCAGACTTAGGAGAAGATGTCTATATTGGCGGCAGTTATACCAGAGATGCTTATTATATGCAGGATCAGGAATTGAACCAGGAACTTTTAAATACCCAGATGATAGTTTCAGAAATGGAATGTGCCACTTTATTTATAGTAGCTGCCAAAAGAAATTTGAAGGTTGGAGCTATTGTAGGTACTGATTCTAATATTATTAAGAAAAAACAGTTCAGCCTTGAAGAAAAGGATAGACTATTTAAAGAGGCTGAGTCTAAATCAATTGAGATTGCAATTCAGGCATTAGTTGATTTAGCAAAAACAGAATAA
- a CDS encoding DUF3159 domain-containing protein codes for MEFKKEDILEELHSIFLNKTFDALLPPLIYAVSNSIFGLQTAVILAVTTALINFSRRIIKKENWKYSLAGLIGVIFASSFAYLSNNASNYFIPALTSSTLFLLASVITVLIGKPLAAWASHLSRGWPLEWFWRQDVKPAYREVTILWAVYFALRLTIQLRLFFSEAVLNLAWVNILLGWPAIIVVLTISYIYGIWRLNDLGGPGVDEFKEGKEPPWDGQKKGF; via the coding sequence ATGGAATTTAAAAAAGAAGATATTTTAGAAGAATTACATTCAATCTTTTTAAATAAAACTTTTGATGCCCTGCTGCCTCCTTTAATTTATGCAGTCAGCAATTCTATTTTTGGACTTCAAACTGCCGTTATTCTGGCAGTAACTACGGCTTTAATAAATTTTAGTAGAAGAATTATTAAAAAAGAAAATTGGAAATATTCTCTAGCAGGATTAATTGGAGTAATTTTTGCTTCTTCTTTTGCATATTTGAGTAACAACGCCAGTAATTATTTTATTCCGGCTCTGACATCTTCTACTCTTTTTCTGTTGGCTTCAGTAATAACAGTGCTGATTGGAAAACCACTTGCAGCCTGGGCCAGTCATTTAAGCCGCGGTTGGCCTTTAGAATGGTTTTGGCGGCAGGATGTTAAACCTGCTTACAGAGAGGTAACAATTTTATGGGCAGTTTACTTTGCTCTCAGGCTTACTATTCAGCTTAGATTATTTTTTAGTGAGGCAGTACTAAACTTAGCCTGGGTAAATATTCTTTTAGGCTGGCCAGCTATTATTGTTGTTTTAACTATCAGCTACATCTATGGAATTTGGCGACTAAATGATTTAGGTGGTCCTGGAGTAGATGAATTTAAAGAAGGAAAAGAGCCTCCCTGGGACGGTCAAAAAAAGGGTTTTTAA
- a CDS encoding GGDEF domain-containing protein, protein MELRLEKFKVKFIYSLIYIIFFILFFRFIFIHIDDTADYLFGLAYLGILILTVQYILKNYYSQKALIIWLTQLIVYIPLLFLEYYNIIKIFIIIQIFIGIILNHQQINLLKKKNEEIKYLSFHDEMTGLYNRRYFENKLGELNDPAEHNLSVIIADINNLKKINDNQGHKKGDYYIKAAANLLKSELREEDIISRIGGDEFAIILPHTDKAKCKKIVNRLKTKIENHPEKHLSIAFGYVHHNQQYNSLEEMIKNADKNMYYNKKKFKEEINRRKNHVYHVSNYNIFY, encoded by the coding sequence ATGGAACTGAGATTAGAAAAATTTAAGGTTAAATTTATTTATAGTTTAATTTACATAATTTTCTTTATTTTATTTTTTAGATTTATTTTTATACATATTGATGACACAGCAGATTATCTTTTTGGGCTGGCCTATTTGGGGATATTAATCCTAACAGTTCAATACATATTAAAAAATTATTATAGTCAAAAAGCCTTAATAATTTGGCTAACACAGTTAATTGTTTATATTCCTCTTTTGTTTTTAGAATACTACAATATAATTAAGATTTTCATTATAATTCAAATTTTTATCGGAATTATTTTAAATCATCAGCAGATTAATTTATTAAAAAAGAAAAATGAAGAAATAAAGTATTTAAGCTTTCATGATGAAATGACCGGTTTATATAATAGAAGATATTTTGAAAACAAACTGGGAGAATTAAATGATCCAGCAGAACATAATCTATCTGTAATTATTGCAGATATCAATAATCTTAAAAAAATTAATGATAATCAGGGCCATAAAAAGGGGGATTATTATATAAAAGCAGCAGCGAATTTATTAAAATCTGAGTTAAGAGAAGAAGATATCATTTCTCGAATTGGTGGGGATGAATTTGCAATAATTCTGCCCCATACAGATAAAGCAAAATGCAAAAAAATTGTAAACAGGTTAAAAACTAAAATTGAAAATCACCCTGAAAAACATCTTAGTATTGCTTTTGGATATGTTCATCATAATCAGCAGTATAATAGTTTAGAAGAAATGATAAAAAATGCAGATAAAAATATGTATTATAATAAAAAGAAATTTAAAGAGGAAATTAATAGAAGAAAAAACCATGTTTATCATGTTAGTAACTATAATATCTTTTATTAA
- a CDS encoding AEC family transporter, whose translation MGNVNQIFIISLAVILLGYFLKKLKILNKNDGNSLVKIIMNITLPALIITVFIDLDLNANLIILPLTNIVYGFLAYFLAKKLFKDIKIEDAGSLIISLLGFNIGLFAYPFIENIWGKTGLQYMAFFDMGNAVIIFGLAYITAASYGPKRNELSATVITKKLLTFIPLMSYLLALLLNIFNFELNFYLFSVLKKVAGINGVLVLLVLGIYLEFKLDRSELKKISKAVIVKYSFGLLVGIALYLILPFGKLFNGVILLGVVMPTGMAVIPYSIENKLNTKISGSLVNLTNILSFIFMWLIFKFI comes from the coding sequence ATGGGAAATGTCAATCAAATATTTATTATATCACTAGCAGTTATCTTACTTGGTTATTTTTTGAAAAAATTAAAGATTTTAAATAAAAATGATGGGAATTCATTGGTAAAAATAATAATGAATATCACACTGCCAGCTCTAATAATAACAGTTTTTATAGATCTTGATTTAAATGCTAATTTAATAATACTACCGCTAACAAACATTGTTTATGGATTCTTGGCCTATTTTTTAGCTAAGAAACTATTTAAAGATATTAAAATAGAAGATGCTGGTAGTTTAATTATCTCACTTCTTGGTTTTAACATAGGCTTATTTGCTTATCCTTTTATAGAAAATATCTGGGGTAAAACCGGTCTGCAGTATATGGCATTTTTTGATATGGGAAATGCAGTTATAATATTTGGTTTAGCTTATATAACTGCAGCAAGTTATGGTCCTAAAAGAAATGAATTATCTGCGACAGTTATTACAAAAAAGCTGCTGACCTTTATTCCTCTAATGAGTTATTTATTAGCACTTTTACTTAATATCTTTAATTTTGAACTTAATTTTTATTTATTTTCGGTTCTAAAAAAAGTAGCAGGGATTAATGGGGTTTTGGTTTTACTTGTTTTAGGTATTTATTTAGAATTTAAACTTGATAGATCAGAGCTTAAAAAAATATCAAAAGCAGTTATTGTTAAATATAGTTTTGGATTATTAGTGGGAATAGCATTGTATTTAATCTTACCATTTGGGAAACTTTTTAATGGTGTTATTTTGTTAGGAGTTGTTATGCCAACTGGCATGGCAGTAATTCCATATTCAATCGAAAATAAGTTAAACACCAAAATCAGTGGTAGTTTAGTAAATCTAACTAATATTTTAAGCTTTATATTTATGTGGCTTATTTTCAAGTTTATCTAA
- a CDS encoding NAD(P)-dependent oxidoreductase yields MNKIGFIGLGIMGESMCANLLKKRDEEILVYDLNEEKIEMMVKQGAVRAASNQDLAAKADIIISMVPKGEHVKAVYNEIAEELNEDKIWIDMSTINPAISKDIAAEVKKKGSVMVEAPVVKSKSAAEAGTLGIYFGGDKEVYNQVKDLLLCMGENIIHLGDNGSGLMMKICHNMLVGEVQNAVNEMMTLAQKSDIEIDDFAKAISYGGGQNFYLDAKAESIKNRDFSTAFSVENMNKDVNIAAEIKEDLNLNLPGIDLVKDVYQKAMEENYGKEDFSASIKAVEKRL; encoded by the coding sequence ATGAATAAGATTGGTTTTATTGGTCTGGGAATTATGGGAGAGTCAATGTGTGCAAATTTGCTAAAAAAAAGAGATGAAGAAATTTTAGTTTATGACCTCAATGAAGAAAAAATTGAAATGATGGTTAAACAGGGTGCTGTCAGAGCAGCTTCTAATCAAGACTTAGCAGCAAAGGCAGATATTATAATTTCTATGGTACCAAAAGGAGAGCATGTAAAGGCAGTTTATAATGAAATTGCTGAAGAATTAAATGAAGATAAAATTTGGATTGATATGAGTACTATAAATCCAGCTATTTCAAAAGATATTGCAGCAGAAGTAAAGAAAAAGGGATCAGTAATGGTTGAGGCTCCAGTAGTTAAAAGTAAATCTGCAGCAGAAGCTGGTACTTTAGGTATATATTTTGGTGGAGATAAAGAAGTTTATAATCAGGTCAAAGATCTCCTATTATGTATGGGAGAAAACATAATTCATCTTGGCGATAACGGTTCTGGTTTAATGATGAAAATTTGCCATAATATGTTGGTTGGAGAGGTTCAAAATGCAGTTAATGAGATGATGACTCTGGCCCAAAAATCAGATATTGAAATTGATGATTTTGCTAAAGCAATTTCATATGGTGGAGGCCAAAACTTTTATTTAGATGCTAAGGCAGAAAGTATTAAAAACAGAGACTTCAGCACAGCTTTTTCTGTAGAAAACATGAATAAAGATGTAAACATTGCAGCTGAAATTAAAGAAGATTTAAATCTTAACTTACCTGGAATTGATCTGGTAAAAGATGTTTATCAGAAGGCAATGGAAGAAAATTATGGGAAAGAAGACTTTTCAGCTTCTATTAAAGCGGTAGAAAAAAGACTTTAA
- a CDS encoding L-fucose/L-arabinose isomerase family protein: protein MKKEIKLGIVCLGRKTFDFEAAKDLYADIQKDIKEIENIEYTIIEELVIEVEDAQAAAEKLNSANVDAVAVISGTFHLGHLILEIDKVLRKPILLWGLNELPYNGGKIRLNSVCGVNLNSSNLYKSGNRKYHVNIGDKIDEDWIDAIRINTALKNAKIGILGYRAKGFFNLSMDELNSFDQTGLLIDHYELSDLMNYQVSDDEVKAREEQLKDIFDISGINETQLNKVANLSAKFKNFIDDNNLSALAVRCWPEFADNFGISPCAAMSLLQSEDYIIACEGDVEGAMSMLAHQAVGAETPFLADLSQVDLEEDYALLWHCGVAPCNLWDGKCNIALDSYFAGGRGVTADFVMKSDDFSVLRFDSAQGKYRVFLQKGEGIEMEKELKGTYFKGRFEKNINEVLDMVVKKGVAHHISVVYGDYTAAFEIFADLKNWEVIR from the coding sequence ATGAAAAAGGAAATTAAATTAGGAATTGTTTGTTTAGGTAGAAAAACATTTGATTTCGAAGCAGCGAAAGATTTATATGCTGATATTCAAAAAGACATAAAAGAAATCGAGAATATAGAGTATACAATAATTGAAGAATTGGTAATCGAGGTAGAAGATGCTCAGGCAGCAGCAGAAAAATTAAATTCAGCTAATGTTGATGCAGTAGCAGTAATTAGCGGAACTTTTCATTTAGGTCATCTGATCCTTGAGATTGATAAAGTCTTAAGAAAACCAATACTTTTATGGGGATTAAATGAACTACCTTATAATGGTGGTAAAATTAGATTAAATTCAGTCTGTGGAGTTAATTTAAATTCATCCAACCTTTATAAATCAGGTAATAGAAAATACCACGTTAATATTGGGGATAAAATTGATGAAGATTGGATTGATGCAATTAGAATAAATACTGCCTTAAAAAATGCTAAAATTGGTATTTTAGGCTATAGAGCCAAAGGCTTTTTTAATCTTTCAATGGACGAATTAAATAGTTTTGATCAAACAGGACTTTTAATCGACCATTATGAATTAAGTGATTTAATGAATTATCAAGTTAGTGATGATGAAGTTAAAGCGCGAGAAGAACAGCTTAAAGATATTTTTGATATCTCAGGGATTAATGAAACTCAGCTAAACAAAGTTGCAAACTTAAGTGCCAAATTTAAAAACTTTATTGATGATAATAATTTATCTGCACTTGCAGTTAGATGCTGGCCGGAGTTTGCTGATAATTTTGGTATTTCTCCCTGTGCGGCAATGTCACTGCTGCAGTCAGAAGATTATATTATAGCCTGTGAAGGTGATGTAGAAGGCGCAATGTCAATGTTAGCTCATCAGGCCGTTGGTGCAGAAACACCATTTTTGGCAGATTTATCACAAGTTGATCTCGAAGAAGACTATGCTCTTTTATGGCACTGTGGAGTAGCTCCCTGTAATTTATGGGATGGCAAATGTAATATTGCTCTTGATAGTTATTTTGCTGGAGGTAGAGGAGTTACAGCAGACTTTGTAATGAAAAGTGATGATTTTTCTGTACTAAGATTTGATTCTGCTCAGGGAAAATATCGAGTCTTTTTACAAAAAGGTGAAGGTATTGAAATGGAAAAAGAATTAAAAGGTACCTACTTTAAAGGTAGATTTGAAAAGAATATTAATGAAGTCCTGGATATGGTAGTCAAAAAAGGGGTAGCACATCATATTTCTGTAGTTTATGGAGATTACACAGCAGCTTTTGAGATATTTGCAGATCTTAAAAATTGGGAAGTAATTAGATAA